The proteins below come from a single Chrysoperla carnea chromosome 1, inChrCarn1.1, whole genome shotgun sequence genomic window:
- the LOC123305359 gene encoding adiponectin receptor protein encodes MSHYSDAEDSIDDLALGVRKRQPVWDSDNESIASEIKDLLDDVADLGEEEDGGGCPLPSTPEDENMLDSEMAEVLKAGVLSDEIDLGALAHTAAEQAEEFVRKVWEASWKVCHFRNLPRWLQDNDYLHMGHRPPLPSFSACFKSIFRLHTETGNIWTHLLGCVAFIGVATYFLTRPSGEIQLQEKLIFSSFFIGAIVCLGFSFAFHTLSCHSEFVGKLFSKLDYCGIALLIMGSFVPWLYYGFYCDYQPKIIYLSVVIVLGISSIVVSLWDRFSEPAFRPLRAGVFMFFGLSGVIPAIHYGIVEGWLNAISQASLGWLILMGCLYILGALFYALRVPERFFPGKCDIWFQSHQIFHILVIAAAFVHYHGITEMAMYRVTVGECTATSPSISF; translated from the exons atgtctcacTACTCCGATGCAGAAGACTCGATAGATGATTTAGCTTTAGGAGTTCGTAAACGTCAACCAGTATGGGATTCCGATAATGAAAGTATTGCTTCCGAAATTAAA GATTTGCTTGATGATGTAGCTGACTTGGGTGAAGAGGAGGATGGGGGCGGCTGTCCGTTACCCTCGACTCCAGAAGATGAAAATATGTTGGATTCGGAG atgGCCGAGGTGTTAAAAGCTGGTGTCCTCAGTGATGAAATCGATTTAGGGGCATTAGCACATACTGCTGCTGAGCAGGCCGAAGAATTTGTTCGAAAA gtGTGGGAAGCAAGCTGGAAAGTTTGCCATTTTAGAAATTTACCAAGATGGCTTCAAGATAACGATTATCTACATATGGGACATAGACCTCCATTACCAAGTTTTTCTGCttgttttaaatcaatatttcgtCTTCATACAGAAACTGGAAATATTTGGACACATTTAttag gaTGCGTAGCATTCATTGGAGTCGCTACATATTTCTTAACTCGACCATCCGGAGAAATTCAATTACAAGAGAAACTTATATTTAGTTCGTTCTTCATTggggcaattgtttgtttaggATTTTCTTTCGCGTTTCATACATTAAGTTGCCATTCTGAATTTgttggaaaattgttttcaaa gttAGATTACTGTGGAATAGCTTTGCTTATTATGGGCTCATTTGTTCCATGGTTATACTACGGTTTCTATTGCGACTACCAAccaaaaattatctatttatcaGTTGTTATTGTGTTAGGGATAAGTAGTATTGTTGTATCATTATGGGATCGTTTTTCAGAGCCCGCATTTAGACCTTTACGAGCAG GTGTTTTTATGTTCTTTGGCTTAAGCGGGGTAATACCAGCTATTCATTATGGAATTGTTGAAGGGTGGTTGAATGCAATTAGTCAAGCAAGTTTAGGGTGGTTAATTTTAATGg gttgTTTATACATTTTGGGTGCTTTGTTCTATGCGTTGCGAGTTCCAGAACGTTTTTTCCCTGGAAAATGTGATATATGG ttTCAAAGTCATCAAATATTCCATATTTTGGTAATAGCAGCAGCTTTTGTACATTATCATGGTATTACGGAAATGGCAATGTATCGAGTAACTGTTGGCGAGTGTACTGCAACATCCCCAAGTATTTCGTTTTAA